From one Xyrauchen texanus isolate HMW12.3.18 chromosome 17, RBS_HiC_50CHRs, whole genome shotgun sequence genomic stretch:
- the LOC127657963 gene encoding RNA-binding protein 12B-A-like gives MAVVIRLQGLRITAGSEDIRNFFTGLRIPDGGVHIIGGELEEAFIIFASDEDARRAMSRSGGCIKGSPVNLLLSSKSEMQSVLEESTRKSELKSRVMYKEGVKRPVEKGPSPRADMRRADHPEIRNRPSSFSETRNQREVAAAKSDDLYLNLTGMPFSATKENVRIFFDGLQVEDMLFLRNHRRTFNGNAIVKFATAEDAIEGLKRDRQYIGPRYVQISRCTEEKWLKEGGVVVRPDSRKRQSLDRARSRSPVSLRSWSLSPSLEEYCVLFENLPHVIEKRDLRALLQPVPLKDDQIIVFDQKKDDRTKSAVVVFRNLTDYCAGLAHHKETLLHKVVFVSPISKEKMVAMLESSVSERDDSRGSRRSAEMSQSQRSTPDSEMRCVYVRNLPFDVRKVEIMDFFHGFQLSEDRVILLHDERGAGLGEALLIFQSEKEAVMAQSLNGQRFLGSEVMLKCITLDQMHDFGVNDQSMMSPPQWNNQRAGEVFSDGPNFSYSQMQPDDFDMQPELNHGYGGHDGFDPNLNHSNAFRPGPDDNGHHSYGSSIQQFDGPTCIKLLNLPSQIRIDEIYDFCYGYRVIPGSASLQYDRKGDPRRSATVLFENHREALTALQELNGRPIGTRKIQVVFM, from the coding sequence ATGGCTGTGGTCATCCGATTACAGGGACTCAGAATCACGGCTGGTTCTGAGGACATTCGCAATTTCTTCACTGGGCTCAGAATCCCTGATGGTGGGGTTCATATAATTGGTGGGGAGCTTGAGGAAGCTTTTATAATATTTGCATCAGATGAAGATGCAAGGCGAGCGATGTCACGCTCAGGGGGCTGCATTAAGGGCTCCCCTGTCAATTTGCTCCTGAGTAGCAAGTCAGAAATGCAGAGTGTTCTTGAGGAGAGCACTAGAAAGTCTGAGTTAAAAAGCAGGGTGATGTACAAGGAGGGTGTCAAAAGACCTGTGGAAAAAGGTCCTTCACCGAGAGCAGACATGCGAAGGGCAGATCATCCAGAGATAAGGAACAGACCATCTTCATTCAGTGAGACACGAAATCAGAGGGAAGTGGCAGCAGCAAAGAGTGATGACCTTTATCTAAATTTGACCGGGATGCCATTCTCCGCAACAAAAGAAAACGTACGTATCTTTTTTGATGGGTTGCAAGTTGAAGACATGCTCTTTTTGAGGAACCACCGAAGAACATTTAATGGAAATGCTATTGTAAAATTTGCTACCGCAGAAGATGCCATTGAAGGTCTGAAGAGGGATCGACAGTACATCGGACCACGGTATGTGCAAATATCAAGATGCACAGAGGAGAAATGGCTGAAAGAAGGGGGTGTCGTTGTTAGACCGGACAGTCGGAAAAGACAGTCCTTGGATCGTGCAAGATCTCGATCTCCGGTTTCCCTCAGGTCATGGTCACTTTCCCCATCCCTTGAAGAATACTGTGTCTTGTTTGAAAACTTGCCTCATGTGATTGAAAAGAGAGATTTGAGGGCATTACTTCAACCGGTTCCTTTGAAGGATGACCAAATTATTGTCTTTGACCAAAAGAAGGACGATAGAACCAAATCGGCTGTTGTTGTGTTTAGAAATCTTACTGACTATTGTGCTGGCTTGGCTCATCATAAGGAAACATTGCTGCACAAGGTTGTGTTTGTGTCACCTATCTCCAAGGAGAAAATGGTTGCCATGTTGGAATCATCTGTCAGTGAGCGAGATGACAGCAGAGGGTCAAGACGATCAGCTGAAATGTCCCAATCACAAAGAAGCACTCCTGATTCTGAGATGAGATGTGTCTACGTTCGCAATCTGCCCTTTGATGTTCGCAAAGTGGAGATCATGGACTTCTTCCATGGATTCCAGTTGTCTGAGGATAGGGTGATCTTATTGCATGATGAAAGAGGAGCTGGGCTTGGTGAGGCTTTGTTGATCTTCCAGTCTGAGAAAGAGGCTGTAATGGCACAGTCCCTTAACGGACAGAGGTTTCTTGGATCAGAAGTCATGCTTAAGTGCATAACATTGGACCAGATGCATGATTTTGGTGTGAATGACCAGTCTATGATGAGCCCACCACAATGGAATAATCAGAGAGCAGGAGAAGTTTTCAGTGATGGTCCTAATTTTTCTTATTCCCAGATGCAACCTGATGATTTTGATATGCAGCCTGAGTTGAATCATGGTTATGGAGGTCATGATGGCTTTGATCCTAATTTGAATCACAGTAATGCATTTAGACCAGGACCAGATGATAATGGGCACCATAGTTATGGATCTTCTATACAGCAATTTGATGGCCCAACCTGCATTAAATTGCTCAATTTACCCTCACAGATAAGGATTGATGAAATTTATGACTTCTGCTATGGATACAGAGTGATTCCAGGATCAGCCTCATTGCAGTATGATAGAAAAGGAGATCCCAGACGTTCTGCAACGGTACTGTTTGAAAACCACAGAGAGGCACTCACTGCACTTCAAGAATTAAATGGAAGGCCGATTGGCACCAGAAAAATTCAGGTGGTGTTTATGTAG